The Candidatus Paceibacterota bacterium genome segment AGGGCGGATTCTGATGAAGTTGAACCCGATACAAGTCCAATGGGGGCGCCGCTGGCTGTCGGCGCCCGCCCTCCTGCTGGCGGTGCTGGTTGTGTCCGGCTGCCGGTCGCTGAGTTATTACGGCCAGGCAATCAAGGGCCACTACCAGGTCATCGCGCATGACCAGAAGATCGAGAAACTGCTGGCCGACCCGGAAACACCGGAACCGCTTAGAGCGAGACTGCAACTCGTTCACGAATTGCTCGTCTTCGCCGCGGAAGACCTCAAGCTGCCTGTGAATGGGCAATACCGGAAGTATGCGGACGTGCACCGCCCGTTCGTGGTGTGGAATGTCGAGGCCGCGCCGGAGTTTTCGCTCGAACCCAAAGCATGGTGGTATCCGTCTGTCGGGCGCCTAGAGTATCGCGGATATTTTACCGAGCGCGGCGCGCGGAAGTACGGCGCGTGGCTGCAGCAGAAGGGGTATGATGTCTACCTGGGTGGCGTGAGGGCGTATTCGACGCTGGGCTGGTTCAAGGACCCCGTGCTCAACACTTTCATTTTCGATGCCGAGCCAAATTTGGCGGAAACCATCTTTCACGAGCTAGGCCACCAGCGCGTTTTTGCCAAAGGCGATACTGACTTCAACGA includes the following:
- a CDS encoding aminopeptidase; translated protein: MKLNPIQVQWGRRWLSAPALLLAVLVVSGCRSLSYYGQAIKGHYQVIAHDQKIEKLLADPETPEPLRARLQLVHELLVFAAEDLKLPVNGQYRKYADVHRPFVVWNVEAAPEFSLEPKAWWYPSVGRLEYRGYFTERGARKYGAWLQQKGYDVYLGGVRAYSTLGWFKDPVLNTFIFDAEPNLAETIFHELGHQRVFAKGDTDFNEAFATVVGQEGARRWLQAKADATALEDYLAQLRRTAQFVRLVMSTRQKLESLYGDERDRGGKIKTAKRKRTVPPEQLRQQKLQLLNQLRQEYEALKARWGGSPEYDDWFAGALNNAQLNSVAAYYDLVPGFERLLAQNGGDLERFYEEVHKLVKKPKAERHHRLRALGAAGHTALQRPIAWWSDATWP